The sequence CGGGCCGCCAGCAGGACCGTCAGCGCGAGCAGGGACAGCGCCCAGGCCCCCGCGAGCACTCCGCCCGGCACGGTCCCGTGCCCCGGCAGCGCGACGCCGGCCGAGCCGACGACGGCGGTGCCCATGACGGCGGCGTACCAGTTCGGGCCGAGATGCCGGACCCGGGCGGCGCGCGGGACGGAGGGGGCGGGGGCAGGCGGGAGCGCGGTGACCATGACTCAACCGTCGCGCCGACGTGCGCCCCTGACCAGGGAGTTCCTCTGTATCAGGGCATAAGCTGGTCTTATGAGCGAGGTGGAGGGGCAGTACGAACGCACACGATCCCTGGCACACCGGGTGCCGGACCTGGCCGCGCTGGAACTGCTGCTGGCGGTGGCACGGCTGGGCAGTCTCGGCGCGGCGGCACGCGAGGTCGGCATCACCCAGCCCGCCGCGAGCAGCCGGATCCGCTCGATGGAACGGCAGCTGGGCGTGGCCCTGGTCGACCGCTCGCCGCGCGGCTCCCGGCTCACCGACGCCGGCGCCCTGGTGACGGACTGGGCCCGCCGGGTGGTGGAGGCGGCGGCGGCCTTCGACGCGGGCGCGCGGGCGCTGCGGGACCGACGGGACTCACGCCTGCGGGTCGCGGCGAGCATGACCATCGCCGAGTACCTGCTGCCCGGCTGGCTCCTCGCCCTGCACGCAGAGCGCCCCGACACGGCGGTGTCCCTGCTCGCCGGCAACTCGGCGAAGGTGGCGGAACTGCTGCTGTCCGGCGAGGCGGACCTCGGCTTCGTGGAGGGGCTGACGGTCCCGACGGGCCTGGACTCGACCGTCATCGCCCACGACCGGCTGATCGTCGTCACCGCCCCCGGTCACCCCTGGGCCCGCCGCCGGCGTCCCCTGACGCCCG comes from Streptomyces sp. FXJ1.172 and encodes:
- a CDS encoding LysR family transcriptional regulator, which produces MSEVEGQYERTRSLAHRVPDLAALELLLAVARLGSLGAAAREVGITQPAASSRIRSMERQLGVALVDRSPRGSRLTDAGALVTDWARRVVEAAAAFDAGARALRDRRDSRLRVAASMTIAEYLLPGWLLALHAERPDTAVSLLAGNSAKVAELLLSGEADLGFVEGLTVPTGLDSTVIAHDRLIVVTAPGHPWARRRRPLTPEELASTPLILRERGSGTRQVLDAALGGLARPLIELSSTTAVKASAVSGAGPSVLSELVVGEELSLRRLVSIPVEGVSLRRDLRAVWPTGHRPTGPARELLSLTRG